The genomic region AAGTTGTTTATGTTTGGAAATTGTATTTGGTTCTGGATATAAGgatgattttatatttctccATATTTCCGAAATGttaattgttttgttttcgAAAATTGCTTTGTTTTGTTAGGAAGGAAATTTTCTCCAGTGATGTAGAAGACGAAATTAACTGTAAATCAGGATGCAAAGACAACGAGAAAGGTAGAAAATACTTACATTCCGTGTATTTGTGTTCAATTGTAACATACCTGAAGGGTGCATATAAATGCACGTTATACATAATTCAGGGTCgtaaagtgtatttaaccctttttttttaaaatttaaaagccAATATTTCATTTAGGGCGTTAAAGAATTTTTCATGAGATCCAAAAGTAGCAAAATGATGCTTTCTATAAAAGTTGTTCTCTAGCGTTAACAACTTGGTTGGTTAGCCATTACCAACTTACACTAActtagttttattttgaagtatttggcaaatttttaatcaagaattttgaacttttattcttattcgtttatttattgtatttctacttctatattaatgtattaacgTCGCtgatatttctaattaattcaattttttttatttgttatgtgtcattatttaaaaaacctTGTCGAATATACAaatgttacaaaaaaattaaaatatatatactaaaaaaataatttacaaaaattcaattatctgtaaaaaataatacaactaatgtcttaatattaattaatttcaataaacctaacaagtcaatattaaatattaataattttaattaaaaaattatatgtccGTATTTAAtaactagttttaataaaaataatccaGATAAGTAATCACCGTTTATTTGATGACGCATTTACCTACACCTAGTTCATCACGTTGTTATATATGCACATGGACTATAAGAAGAAATGTCTCATCGCCGCCAAAGAGAAAAACGGAAATAACGACAATAACGggaaacaaagaaataaaaggcaAAAGGTGGGAGCGGGTCAAACCGAATCCTCTCCCTCCATACTtgtctctttctcttctctgtCTTGTTGGGATTTCCTCTGCTCCTCCATAGAATCCAGATCACACCGCTGTCGTCCATTTCAAGATGATTACAATCCCTTACCTTACCGCCTTGACCACCTACTTCAGCTACGGCCTTCTCTTTGCATTCGGCCAGCTGCGCGATTTTTTTCGGAAGATTTTCGATTGGTGGTCCCATAACAGCCTTGAGGTATTCGCGTCGTGCGTGCTGGGTGATGTCTGCATAGGAATAAGTGTGTAGTTGTGTGCGTGTCTGCGTTCTGGTTTTTGTCGCTGGATTTGAATTGTtgatgtgtgtttgtgtttttcgttttttgttttggaaaaTGAAGGGGTATGCGCCCATCTGTTTGGGGCTCGAGGATTTCTACATTCGGCGATTGTATTTGAGAATTCAGGTgcttatttcaattttagctTTTTCgtgaacaattttgttttattttgtttggatGCTTTAGTGTCGTTTTGGGTGAATTTTTCAGGTGATCTGTGTGCAAGGCGTGTTGTAATCAGTGATATACTTTTGTCTGTGTTGTATTTCTTGCCAATGAGTCTGGTTTCCctttaaattgataaagttATTTTCATTTGGGATTGagttctttccttttcttttctttcttttagttGGTGGTAAAAATTCTGTATGTGAAGTTGATTTCTAGTAGTTTCGGAGTGGCAAATCATAGAAAAGAAAGGGGGAAAAGTTGTTCTTTCAGCACGCTTAGTTTGTCAACTTTGTCTTCTATTTGGAGAAAAGATAGAGGTCAGAACAATAAGTATCATCTAAAGTGTCAAAAAACATGAATCTTAAACAGGCATTCCCAGACTGGACTTCATTAATAGTTGAACACAGCAGAATTTCAGCTGTATAGGGAATTTTATGATTTCCTCTctacattattaaaaaagtcaCTATTACACGTTTTTCACTTTACAAAAAACATTTATTTGCAGGATTGCTTTAACCGGCCAATATGTAGCTCTCCTGATGCTTGGTTTGATGTGGTGGAGCGTATCTCCAATGACTATAACAAAACGTTAAAGTAAGTATCTTGCACCAAGTTCATAGTCAGTATtgtgtattttcttttcctgctACAACTACCTGGTTTGTGGTTTGTTAACTTTAAATACTATTACGAGTTGTCTACTCTGCCACCATTTTATCTGTGAGGGCACATTTGCGGCTAGAATTGCATAAATGCAAACGTCATGTGCAAGCACATGGTTTTTCAACTTAAACCCCACTTTTTAATATAACTgctattagtattttattttttcaggcGAACCACAAGAGTCGACAGATGCCTCAACTTGGGATCATATAACTACCTAGGATTTGCTGCAGCAGATGAATACTGCACACCTCGTGTTATTGAGTCCTTGAAGAAATTTTCTGCGAGCACCTGCAGTACCCGAGTTGATGGAGGTAGATGTGTTTCCTGATAATATCGCTATCCGTTCCTTGGAATGCATGTAGACTGATGTTTTGATAAATGGAACCATGTGATCAGGCACAACAACACTGCATGCTGAATTAGAAGAGTGTGTAGCAAATTTTGTGGGAAAACCGGCTGCTGTAGTATTTGGCATGGGTTATGCAACAAATTCCGCCATTCTTCCTGTATTAATTGGGAAGGTACAGGCAGTTGACTAATATTAACCCCCACATTTCGCAGTAGTGTGTAAtgcttaatttatttggaaatTTGCAGGGAGGCTTGATAATCAGTGATTCTCTGAACCATAACTCTATAGTTAATGGTGCTCGAGGATCTGGGGCAACTATTCGAGTTTTTCAGCATAATAGTAGGTTTAAGGCTGTCtgtttattttacatatatatatatatatatatattgataaataattgaatgatTGATTCTACTGGTTTAACTGTTAATAATCTTTTCTGTAGCACCGTCCCACTTGGAGAAAGTTCTAAGGGAACAAATTGCTGAGGGACAGCCCAGAACACACAGACCATGGAAAAAGATAATTGTTGTAGTGGAGGGAATCTACAGCATGGAAGGGGAACTGTGCCAGCTTCCTGAAATTGTTTCCATATGCAAGAAATACAGGGTACATATTCCTGCAAGATACTACTTTTGCAGTTGCTAATTGCCAgcattctaatattttaaataatatatgcaGTTTACTTGGCTTGGGAATTCAAAACAGTTTTTCCATTAAACTGGTCCAATGGTGTTTTGGTCCTTGTTTTGACTAGCCTCTTTATCCAGAATCTGACATGGGATAAAGATTAGCTAAT from Sesamum indicum cultivar Zhongzhi No. 13 linkage group LG3, S_indicum_v1.0, whole genome shotgun sequence harbors:
- the LOC105158175 gene encoding long chain base biosynthesis protein 2b isoform X1, with the protein product MITIPYLTALTTYFSYGLLFAFGQLRDFFRKIFDWWSHNSLEGYAPICLGLEDFYIRRLYLRIQDCFNRPICSSPDAWFDVVERISNDYNKTLKRTTRVDRCLNLGSYNYLGFAAADEYCTPRVIESLKKFSASTCSTRVDGGTTTLHAELEECVANFVGKPAAVVFGMGYATNSAILPVLIGKGGLIISDSLNHNSIVNGARGSGATIRVFQHNTPSHLEKVLREQIAEGQPRTHRPWKKIIVVVEGIYSMEGELCQLPEIVSICKKYRAYIYLDEAHSIGAVGKSGRGVCDLLGVDTADIDIMMGTFTKSFGSCGGYIAGSKELIEYLKHNCPAHLYATSISPPAAQQIMSSIKVILGEDGSSRGAQKLARIRENSNFFRSELQKMGFEVLGDNDSPVMPIMLYNPAKIPAFSRECLKRNVAVVTVAFPATPLLLARARICISAAHTREDLTKALEVISRVGDMVGVKYFPAEPKKQQLEGEGIKMD
- the LOC105158175 gene encoding long chain base biosynthesis protein 2b isoform X2, whose protein sequence is MITIPYLTALTTYFSYGLLFAFGQLRDFFRKIFDWWSHNSLEDCFNRPICSSPDAWFDVVERISNDYNKTLKRTTRVDRCLNLGSYNYLGFAAADEYCTPRVIESLKKFSASTCSTRVDGGTTTLHAELEECVANFVGKPAAVVFGMGYATNSAILPVLIGKGGLIISDSLNHNSIVNGARGSGATIRVFQHNTPSHLEKVLREQIAEGQPRTHRPWKKIIVVVEGIYSMEGELCQLPEIVSICKKYRAYIYLDEAHSIGAVGKSGRGVCDLLGVDTADIDIMMGTFTKSFGSCGGYIAGSKELIEYLKHNCPAHLYATSISPPAAQQIMSSIKVILGEDGSSRGAQKLARIRENSNFFRSELQKMGFEVLGDNDSPVMPIMLYNPAKIPAFSRECLKRNVAVVTVAFPATPLLLARARICISAAHTREDLTKALEVISRVGDMVGVKYFPAEPKKQQLEGEGIKMD